In the genome of Candidatus Ornithobacterium hominis, the window GATTGTCAACTGGAAAGAAGTCAATGAGCTAGGGAAGGAGCAAGGGCGCTTTGGTTGGTTTGACTTTATTGATGATTATGATGTGAGCGCTGCTTTGCTAAAAAAAGCAGAAGACTTTATAATTTCTAAAGGCTTGAAAAAAATAGAAGGTCCCGTTGGTTTCTCTAATTTAGATAAAGCTGGATTGCTAACCAAAGGTTTTGACAAGTTACCTACCATGGTGACGCTTTATAACGCGCCTTATTATGAATCTCATTTGCTTCATTATCAGTATGAAGTTGCCAAAACTTGGGTAGAGTATGAAATGCATGTACCAGCTGAAAAACCTAAGCGAGTAGCTAAATTTTCAGCCATAATAAAAGAACGCTATGAGTTAAAAATCAAAGAGATTAAATCAAAAAAAGATTTGCTGAAAATAGCAGATTCTATGTTTGATTTGATGGATGAAACCTACGGAAAATTAAGCAGTTATGTACCTTTTCAGCCTGAGCAAATCAAACATTACAAAGAAAAATACATTGGCTTTATCAATACTGATTTTGTGACAGCCGTAGCAAATAAAGATGATAAACTGATTGCCTTTGCCATTACAATGCCTAGCTATTCTAAAGCTCTACAAAAAGCCAATGGACGGATTTTCCCCTTTGGGTGGTATCACTTTATGCAAGCATCCAAGAAAAATGATGCCGCAGCTTTTTACCTCATTGGCATCGACCCTCAGTATCAGAACAAAGGAATCACCGCTTTAGTTTTTAATGAAATGTTTAATACCTTTCAAAAATATGGAATAAAATACATTGAAACCAACCCTGAATTAATTGAAAACAAGAGTATTCAATTACTTTGGAAAGATTTGAAGCCAACGCTACACAAAACCCGAAAAAGCTATTGTAAAGAATTATCTTGATAGGCGGTGAAACTGCCGTCGGTGTAGAAAATAACAATTTGTTCAATTTTTTTTAAGCCTTTAGAAATTTCTCCTTTTTCAGGTTGAATTTCCTGCAATACTTCCTCTCCAATTTCATCAAAAAGGCTAGGAGATGAGTTTCCGATTCCCTGTTTTTCTTGAAACAAATCATTATTCTCATTCATTTTTAAAGAATGATTTTCTTTTTTCCTCTCATCACGTTCAAACATCGGTAACTTCCCGTGAATCAAAAAATCCCAACGCAGCTCGGGAAAAGTGTTTTTTATCTTCACAATAAAATCAAGACTTAAATTATTTCTCCCTGTCATAATGTGAGATAAACCAGAACGCTGAACTTCTATTTTTTCAGCTAATTCTGTTGCGTTAATATTGTAAACTTCTAAAATACTTTCTAAAATTTTCTTAGGCTTCATTTACATTGTTATTTTCAAGCGATAAATATACTTAAAATAATTATTTCATTAAACTTAAAGTTAAATTAATCTATTTAATTAAATTAAATACATTAATCAACTGAAATACAAAATATTATTAATTTTAATTATATAGTTTTTAAAATCTTTAAAAGCAGCATGACAAAATTACAGTTAGCACTTTAGATACAAATGTAAAATAAATTTAAGTATTACGAATGTAAACCACATTTATTTTTTAGAAATATAAATATCTTTGAATATGATTCAATATTTAAATTA includes:
- a CDS encoding GNAT family N-acetyltransferase translates to MEIIKISNRRKDLLKFIEFPKKLYRDYPYFVPPLNQEELAALDFDKNPVFQHAEAEYYLALKNGKVVGRIAAIVNWKEVNELGKEQGRFGWFDFIDDYDVSAALLKKAEDFIISKGLKKIEGPVGFSNLDKAGLLTKGFDKLPTMVTLYNAPYYESHLLHYQYEVAKTWVEYEMHVPAEKPKRVAKFSAIIKERYELKIKEIKSKKDLLKIADSMFDLMDETYGKLSSYVPFQPEQIKHYKEKYIGFINTDFVTAVANKDDKLIAFAITMPSYSKALQKANGRIFPFGWYHFMQASKKNDAAAFYLIGIDPQYQNKGITALVFNEMFNTFQKYGIKYIETNPELIENKSIQLLWKDLKPTLHKTRKSYCKELS
- a CDS encoding helix-turn-helix domain-containing protein, with the protein product MKPKKILESILEVYNINATELAEKIEVQRSGLSHIMTGRNNLSLDFIVKIKNTFPELRWDFLIHGKLPMFERDERKKENHSLKMNENNDLFQEKQGIGNSSPSLFDEIGEEVLQEIQPEKGEISKGLKKIEQIVIFYTDGSFTAYQDNSLQ